One genomic segment of Prochlorococcus marinus str. MIT 0919 includes these proteins:
- the leuB gene encoding 3-isopropylmalate dehydrogenase, with protein sequence MRTHKIVLLPGDGIGPEITEATTPILEFVSAKYDFNIEFKTKLIGGSAIEAFDNPLPDETLQACKSSDAVLLAAIGNPKFDELPRESRPESGLLKLRSGLNLFANIRPVKIFPSLISASTLKPEIVEKVDLIVVRELTGGIYFGKPKGRISSEEGERAFNTMSYSSVEIDRIAKIAFELAKDRKGKVCSIDKANVLDVSQLWRDRVNEIQLAFRGIELTHQYVDNAAMQLVRKPDQFDVILTGNLFGDIISDEAAMITGSIGMLPSASLSSDGPGMFEPVHGSAPDIANKNLANPIAMILSASMMLRIALKEFKAAQDIEDAIDNVLAQGYRTKDLASDNSNPLGCKEMGKKILENLSLIK encoded by the coding sequence ATGAGAACACACAAAATCGTCTTGCTTCCGGGTGATGGAATCGGTCCTGAAATAACAGAGGCAACAACACCTATTCTTGAATTCGTAAGTGCAAAATATGATTTCAATATTGAATTCAAAACTAAGCTAATTGGGGGTTCAGCTATTGAGGCCTTTGACAACCCCCTGCCAGACGAAACACTTCAAGCATGTAAATCAAGTGATGCTGTCCTTCTTGCCGCAATAGGTAATCCGAAGTTTGACGAGCTACCAAGAGAATCTCGACCAGAGAGTGGTCTGCTTAAACTTAGATCAGGATTGAATTTATTTGCAAATATAAGGCCCGTAAAGATATTTCCATCACTTATTAGTGCAAGTACATTGAAACCAGAGATTGTAGAAAAGGTAGACCTGATAGTGGTTAGGGAATTAACAGGTGGAATTTATTTTGGCAAACCAAAAGGACGCATCAGTTCTGAGGAAGGGGAAAGAGCATTTAATACTATGAGTTATTCATCTGTTGAAATTGATCGAATAGCTAAGATTGCATTTGAATTAGCAAAAGATAGAAAAGGTAAAGTCTGTTCAATTGACAAAGCAAATGTTCTTGATGTAAGCCAATTATGGAGAGATAGAGTAAACGAAATTCAACTAGCTTTTAGAGGCATAGAATTAACACATCAATATGTTGATAACGCTGCAATGCAACTGGTAAGGAAACCAGATCAATTTGATGTAATTCTCACAGGAAATTTATTTGGTGACATTATTAGCGATGAAGCGGCAATGATAACTGGTTCTATCGGAATGTTGCCTTCTGCTTCATTATCTTCAGATGGACCAGGAATGTTCGAGCCTGTACATGGATCAGCCCCAGATATAGCAAACAAAAATCTTGCTAATCCAATAGCTATGATTCTTTCTGCTTCAATGATGTTAAGGATAGCTTTGAAGGAATTTAAAGCAGCTCAAGATATAGAAGATGCAATTGACAATGTATTGGCACAGGGATATAGAACGAAAGATTTAGCTTCAGACAACTCAAATCCATTGGGATGCAAAGAAATGGGGAAGAAAATTCTTGAAAATCTCAGTTTGATTAAATAA
- a CDS encoding phosphoribulokinase has translation MSKLHPVVAVTGSSGAGTSTVKRAFEHIFAREEIIPAVVEGDSYHRFERAPMKQAMSDALAKGENFSHFGPEANLFDKLEELFKEYGQTGGGQKRYYLHSQEEAEEHNSRLGTNLSPGQFTPWEDIPKGTDVLFYEGLHGGVSGEGYDVASLADLLVGVVPITNLEWIQKIHRDNAERGYSAETIVETILRRMPDYINHICPQFSKTDINFQRVPTIDTSNPFICRNIPTPDESFVIIHFRKGAREKWGIDFQYLLGMINDSFMSSPTSIVVNGGKMGFAMELILTPIIHKMIEEKGKLNR, from the coding sequence ATGTCGAAGCTTCATCCGGTAGTAGCTGTAACTGGTTCTTCAGGAGCTGGAACAAGCACAGTAAAGAGAGCTTTTGAGCATATTTTTGCTCGGGAAGAAATAATTCCAGCAGTAGTTGAAGGAGATAGTTATCACAGATTCGAAAGGGCACCTATGAAGCAAGCGATGTCTGATGCTCTTGCAAAAGGAGAAAACTTTTCTCACTTCGGACCTGAAGCAAATTTATTCGACAAATTAGAAGAATTGTTCAAAGAATATGGACAAACAGGAGGTGGTCAAAAGCGTTATTACCTCCACAGTCAAGAAGAAGCAGAAGAACATAATAGTCGTTTAGGTACAAACCTAAGTCCTGGGCAATTCACTCCTTGGGAAGATATTCCTAAAGGTACTGATGTTCTTTTTTATGAAGGTCTTCATGGCGGTGTCTCTGGAGAAGGGTATGACGTCGCATCCCTTGCTGATCTCCTCGTTGGCGTTGTACCAATAACAAATCTTGAATGGATTCAAAAAATACATAGAGATAATGCTGAGAGAGGGTATTCGGCAGAAACAATTGTTGAAACAATCCTTAGAAGGATGCCTGACTATATCAATCATATTTGCCCACAATTCAGCAAAACAGACATTAACTTTCAACGAGTACCTACAATTGATACATCAAACCCATTTATTTGCAGAAATATTCCTACTCCAGATGAAAGCTTCGTAATAATTCATTTTAGGAAAGGAGCAAGAGAAAAGTGGGGAATAGACTTTCAATATTTACTTGGTATGATTAATGATTCTTTCATGTCAAGTCCAACTAGTATCGTTGTTAATGGTGGGAAAATGGGATTCGCAATGGAACTAATTTTGACACCTATAATCCACAAAATGATTGAAGAAAAAGGTAAATTGAATAGATAA